In Amycolatopsis endophytica, the following are encoded in one genomic region:
- a CDS encoding DUF5988 family protein, translating into MSEATKIQVQLTGGPAGIPAVLDIDSELLPDGRLKVPFAAGYEHFELIETETPGATPVFAWSTRTRIAE; encoded by the coding sequence ATGTCCGAAGCGACCAAGATCCAGGTCCAGCTCACCGGCGGTCCCGCCGGAATCCCGGCGGTGCTGGACATCGACTCCGAACTCCTGCCGGACGGGCGTCTCAAGGTCCCCTTCGCTGCCGGCTACGAGCATTTCGAACTCATCGAGACGGAGACACCAGGCGCGACGCCGGTCTTCGCCTGGTCCACCCGAACACGAATCGCGGAGTGA
- a CDS encoding nucleotidyltransferase family protein produces the protein MCLSDLLLRSNASMRDAFTVVDMNDLSDVFVVDDSTRLVGAVSEQDLRRALLGGVSLDDPITPLVRPWRATANQAADRAAVLDLMRALGVRNIPVVDSVDRVIGLHVERRIIGVPKLPNWAVIMAGGKGTRLGSLTKTVPKPMLTVAGRPILERLVLHLVGSGVEKIFLSVNYLANIIEKHFGDGGHLGCSIEYLREDPDVPLGTGGALRLLGDLGYQADYPLLVMNGDLVTNFSVSGLLEAHRKEQVLATIATSTYHHEVPFGVLRSERNQLTRIVEKPIQEWPVNAGIYTVDPVLIGRIPVDQEFPITRLFEDCLSRGEKVGLWPLRDDWQDIGRPNELAQARGQ, from the coding sequence ATGTGCTTGTCGGACCTTTTGCTCAGATCGAACGCCTCCATGCGCGACGCGTTCACCGTCGTCGACATGAACGACCTCAGCGATGTTTTCGTGGTGGATGATTCCACCCGGTTGGTGGGTGCCGTCTCCGAACAGGACCTGCGGCGCGCCCTGCTCGGCGGCGTGTCACTGGACGATCCGATCACGCCGCTCGTGCGTCCGTGGCGCGCGACCGCGAACCAGGCGGCTGATCGTGCCGCCGTCCTGGATCTGATGCGTGCGCTGGGGGTTCGCAACATCCCTGTGGTCGACTCCGTCGACCGCGTGATCGGGCTGCACGTGGAGCGGCGGATCATCGGTGTGCCGAAGCTGCCGAACTGGGCGGTGATCATGGCGGGCGGCAAGGGTACTCGGCTGGGGTCTCTTACGAAGACCGTTCCGAAGCCGATGCTTACGGTGGCGGGCCGTCCCATCTTGGAACGCCTGGTGCTGCATCTCGTCGGCTCCGGAGTGGAGAAGATATTCCTTTCAGTCAATTACCTGGCGAACATCATCGAGAAGCATTTCGGTGACGGCGGGCACCTCGGCTGTAGCATCGAGTACCTGCGCGAGGACCCCGACGTGCCGCTCGGCACCGGTGGGGCCCTGCGGCTGCTGGGCGACCTGGGGTACCAGGCTGATTATCCGCTGCTGGTCATGAACGGCGACCTGGTCACGAACTTCTCGGTCAGCGGACTGCTCGAAGCGCACCGGAAGGAACAGGTGCTGGCGACTATCGCCACGAGCACCTACCACCACGAGGTGCCCTTCGGTGTGTTGCGGTCCGAGCGCAACCAGCTCACCCGGATCGTCGAGAAGCCGATACAGGAATGGCCTGTCAATGCCGGCATCTACACGGTGGACCCAGTCCTGATCGGCCGGATCCCGGTCGATCAGGAATTCCCCATCACACGCCTGTTCGAGGATTGCCTGAGCCGCGGAGAAAAGGTCGGTCTTTGGCCCCTTCGTGATGACTGGCAGGACATCGGCAGGCCCAACGAACTGGCACAGGCAAGGGGGCAGTGA
- a CDS encoding transcriptional regulator: MEVDLNQPISHLIRAARRERKLSQYTLARELATVSGRPTVTRDLVARWERGHQIPRLGTRRWLSVVLHVPQEHLDQAAAAARRRNRLGHAVVTENAPASPGPARRAQGTPALLPVFRSRVQAGILAATLLNPDRSFSLTELAEHSGSSLASVDKENKLLEKAGILTSRREGTIRLMRASGDGPLARPLAELLRLTYGVPQIIGEEFGSVRHVLRILVGGVWADRFAGLPGPAPESIELLVSVQPGTPPDEQALHTAARRAEQRLKRPVSFSIAAPERGVDGFQIPRQRPGHPVVEIAPIRPRQAPLTSGIGLTGHDVVHQLVRSGHLDLVGGPAANAQPFLDLAAKHISSAERLVEVSADSAFLLLAKAAQLIGAGLLARQGLRPALSAPEQVVGTAVAAQFGHQFSQIELLRQRARELDMPTSRDSHILPSEAKTYLGTVRTLLAAAREVAGKLALFH, encoded by the coding sequence ATGGAAGTGGACCTGAACCAGCCCATCTCGCACCTCATCCGGGCCGCTCGGCGGGAACGGAAGCTCAGCCAGTACACCCTGGCGCGTGAGCTGGCGACCGTGTCGGGGCGGCCGACCGTCACGCGTGACCTGGTCGCCCGGTGGGAACGTGGGCACCAGATCCCGAGACTGGGCACCCGACGATGGCTGTCCGTCGTCCTGCACGTGCCCCAGGAACACCTCGACCAAGCGGCCGCGGCGGCCCGACGGCGCAACCGGCTCGGGCACGCCGTCGTCACCGAAAACGCGCCCGCATCGCCCGGGCCCGCTCGCCGCGCGCAGGGGACCCCGGCGCTGCTGCCGGTGTTCCGGTCGCGCGTCCAGGCCGGCATTCTCGCCGCGACACTATTGAACCCGGACCGCTCGTTCAGCCTCACCGAACTCGCCGAACACTCCGGCAGCTCACTGGCCTCCGTGGACAAGGAGAACAAGCTCCTGGAAAAGGCCGGCATCCTCACGAGCCGCCGCGAAGGCACCATCCGGCTGATGCGCGCGTCCGGGGACGGGCCGCTCGCGCGCCCGCTGGCCGAGCTGCTGCGCCTCACCTACGGCGTGCCGCAGATCATCGGCGAGGAGTTCGGCAGCGTGCGCCACGTGCTGCGGATCCTGGTCGGCGGCGTGTGGGCCGACCGGTTCGCCGGCCTGCCAGGGCCCGCCCCGGAAAGCATCGAACTGCTGGTCTCCGTGCAGCCGGGAACGCCACCGGACGAGCAGGCCCTGCACACCGCCGCGCGCCGGGCCGAGCAGCGGCTCAAGCGTCCGGTGAGCTTCTCCATCGCCGCGCCCGAGCGCGGTGTGGACGGCTTCCAGATCCCCCGCCAGCGGCCAGGGCACCCGGTCGTCGAGATCGCGCCCATCCGGCCCCGGCAGGCACCGCTGACCTCGGGTATCGGGCTGACCGGGCACGACGTCGTCCACCAGCTCGTCCGTTCGGGTCACCTCGACCTCGTCGGCGGGCCGGCGGCGAACGCGCAACCGTTCCTGGACCTGGCGGCCAAGCACATCTCGTCCGCGGAGCGGCTGGTGGAGGTCTCGGCGGACTCGGCGTTCCTGCTGCTGGCGAAGGCCGCGCAGCTGATCGGCGCCGGCCTGCTGGCGCGCCAGGGGCTGCGGCCCGCGCTGTCGGCGCCCGAACAGGTCGTCGGGACTGCCGTGGCGGCCCAGTTCGGGCACCAGTTCTCACAGATCGAGCTGCTCCGCCAGCGCGCACGCGAACTGGACATGCCGACCAGCCGGGACAGCCACATCCTGCCCTCGGAGGCCAAGACCTACCTGGGGACCGTGCGCACGCTGCTCGCGGCCGCGCGTGAGGTCGCGGGCAAGCTCGCCCTGTTCCACTGA
- a CDS encoding esterase/lipase family protein, translated as MTVLRTVAGEIASVVTHAMRYPAGIRRRWALPPTPGNTTFAVPGRPLVVLPGLADNTAIFTDLKIALDRCGAGPVVSFSYSLLLHDVRSAASRLAEQIEQLCEVTGAPKLDLVGHSLGGLIARYYVQRLGGHQRIGTAVTVGTPHGGTVAAWLLSPMPLARQLRPGSDLLTELARPAPQCTTKFVTFSGDGDELVLPARNGRFEHPDLQVRNVVLPGVGHLALAAHRQVVEEICAMFGPVAADDGEALTRSA; from the coding sequence ATGACGGTTCTGCGTACGGTCGCCGGCGAGATCGCCAGCGTGGTGACGCACGCGATGCGGTATCCGGCGGGCATCCGGCGCCGGTGGGCGCTCCCGCCCACCCCCGGGAACACCACTTTCGCCGTGCCCGGGCGGCCGCTCGTGGTCCTGCCCGGTCTGGCCGACAACACCGCGATCTTCACCGACCTGAAGATCGCACTCGACCGTTGCGGCGCCGGGCCGGTCGTCTCGTTCAGCTACAGCCTGCTGCTGCACGACGTCCGGTCCGCCGCGAGCCGGCTGGCCGAGCAGATCGAGCAGCTGTGCGAGGTCACCGGCGCGCCGAAGCTCGACCTGGTGGGGCACAGCCTGGGCGGCCTGATCGCCCGGTACTACGTGCAGCGCCTCGGCGGGCACCAGCGGATCGGCACCGCGGTGACGGTCGGAACCCCGCACGGCGGCACGGTGGCGGCCTGGTTGCTGTCTCCGATGCCGCTGGCCCGGCAGCTGCGCCCGGGCAGCGACCTGCTGACGGAACTGGCCCGGCCCGCGCCCCAGTGCACGACGAAGTTCGTCACGTTCTCCGGTGACGGCGACGAACTGGTCCTGCCCGCCAGGAACGGCCGGTTCGAGCATCCCGACCTCCAGGTGCGCAACGTGGTGCTCCCCGGGGTCGGTCACCTGGCGCTCGCCGCGCACCGCCAGGTCGTCGAGGAGATCTGCGCGATGTTCGGCCCCGTCGCCGCCGACGACGGGGAGGCACTCACCCGGTCGGCCTGA
- a CDS encoding class I SAM-dependent methyltransferase, which translates to MTWTLDELAHAGPEHLDPDFVAGFDRKQGRPDPSEDLALLDGRVVVDLGAGTGQFALAAANRFERVVAVDVSPVMLDVIRAAGRDNVECVQAGFLTYEHRGEPADAVFTRHALHQLPDFWKAIALHRVAGMLRPGGTLRLRDLIYDFAPHEADVVMAEWFEHAATDPATGYTRDDLAEHVRTEHSTFRWLLEPMLAAAGFDIVDAEFTGRVYGAYTCVKRP; encoded by the coding sequence ATGACCTGGACGCTGGACGAGCTCGCCCATGCCGGACCCGAACACCTCGACCCCGATTTCGTGGCCGGCTTCGACCGCAAGCAGGGACGGCCCGACCCGTCGGAGGACCTCGCGCTGCTGGACGGGCGCGTCGTCGTCGACCTGGGTGCCGGCACCGGACAGTTCGCCCTCGCCGCCGCGAACCGGTTCGAACGAGTGGTGGCGGTCGATGTGTCGCCGGTGATGCTGGACGTCATCCGGGCCGCCGGACGGGACAACGTCGAGTGCGTGCAAGCCGGTTTCCTCACCTACGAGCACCGGGGCGAGCCGGCGGACGCGGTCTTCACACGGCACGCGCTGCACCAGCTGCCGGACTTCTGGAAGGCGATCGCCCTGCACCGCGTCGCCGGGATGCTCCGGCCGGGCGGGACCCTGCGGCTGCGTGACCTGATCTACGACTTCGCCCCGCACGAGGCGGACGTCGTGATGGCGGAGTGGTTCGAGCACGCGGCCACCGACCCCGCGACCGGGTACACGCGCGACGACCTGGCCGAGCACGTGCGGACCGAGCACAGCACCTTCCGGTGGCTGCTCGAACCGATGCTGGCGGCGGCCGGGTTCGACATCGTGGACGCCGAGTTCACCGGCCGGGTGTACGGGGCCTACACCTGCGTGAAGCGGCCCTGA
- a CDS encoding FtsK/SpoIIIE domain-containing protein encodes MPKANEQKRRVVSALGAVREKLGMVLGAAQAGRQIAEAELARLQLEQQVVRAGIDAAAGDENLAAALRHPVMAGVRDKLDAQRNAFYADAATVPARLRDLVAQAASGPASLPPSAWLGRPGLEPLTPPPLWRIGSSTMDNSGPFPVVVPLLDDSHLAITTAPRTRQAVESLIEGLLLRVLSSMELGSVRVHLWDVAQLTAVLPNLYPLSRTSAVTLYDPDQLGVLLDEVTGHIRRIHAQTMQAGHTSLRGLRDQLGQRIEPWRVVVLFGNGETWAAEPLRELKRIAGAALAAGISLITVDIPTVLAGSFENIRMLGEHRAATSMTGPNLVVDLDQPIPSAEVSAAASRLADALVEKQGGPRSFRDLLPAELGQENSARELRAPVGFFEGDPVEVVIGDASPHALIGGPSGSGKTNFLYALLGSLAARYPPDELALYLLDFKEGVSFAGLAPGRRDASWLPHARLIGVNVNTDREFGLALLRFLADELRRRSAAAKEHEVTDLAGLRAQDPGGHWPRIVAVIDEFQYLFAGRDGVTNTATALLEDIARRGRAQGIHLILASQDIAGIDAFWGKPAVFEQCTLRIAMPKARRVLAETNMAAVAAPKWHAVVNHDSGVAHGNQLAHVPDASSKDIFSSLQRELWERYAQEHQRPRLFDGAHSPLLEHSGAFTALTPGGTPRALLGQSIDVADTACEVELTGAPGRNLAVLGTAIAEALSIMDAAARSLARQYPRHEVEFLVACLVDRCAPAVGELADGLEADGHRVVRLSDVELGEHMAKLAEEPPEHARILLLYGVDGALPLLEQKSPGQLKSGLDHFRLVLKQGPGKGIHTIGWWRSTARLKDTLGFAGTDDIGAWAALDVQGSELSQFAAGQVVHWSPRPGRALFFDRSTHVSPEVMIPFDRPEHPS; translated from the coding sequence ATGCCCAAGGCCAATGAGCAGAAACGCCGGGTCGTGTCGGCTCTGGGCGCCGTGCGCGAGAAGCTCGGTATGGTGCTCGGCGCCGCTCAGGCCGGACGCCAGATCGCCGAAGCCGAGCTGGCCAGGCTCCAGCTGGAACAGCAGGTCGTACGGGCGGGCATCGACGCCGCGGCCGGGGACGAAAATTTGGCGGCCGCTCTGCGTCATCCGGTGATGGCCGGTGTCCGCGACAAGCTCGACGCCCAGCGGAACGCTTTCTACGCGGACGCGGCGACCGTGCCCGCCCGCCTGCGTGACCTCGTGGCGCAGGCCGCGTCCGGCCCGGCGAGCCTGCCGCCGAGCGCGTGGCTCGGCCGGCCGGGGCTGGAACCGCTGACACCGCCACCACTGTGGCGCATTGGCTCGTCCACAATGGACAACTCGGGCCCGTTCCCGGTCGTGGTGCCGCTGCTGGACGACTCGCACCTGGCGATCACGACGGCCCCGCGGACCCGGCAGGCCGTCGAATCGCTGATCGAAGGTCTGTTGCTGCGGGTGCTCAGTTCGATGGAGCTGGGCTCGGTGCGGGTGCACCTGTGGGACGTCGCTCAGCTGACCGCCGTACTGCCGAACCTGTACCCGCTGTCCCGCACCTCCGCGGTCACGTTGTACGACCCGGACCAGCTGGGCGTCTTGCTCGACGAGGTCACCGGCCACATCCGCCGCATCCACGCGCAGACCATGCAGGCCGGGCACACCTCGCTGCGCGGGCTGCGCGACCAGCTCGGCCAGCGCATCGAGCCGTGGCGGGTCGTCGTGCTGTTCGGCAACGGCGAGACCTGGGCCGCCGAACCGCTCCGGGAACTCAAGCGCATCGCGGGCGCCGCGCTCGCCGCCGGGATCTCGCTGATCACCGTCGACATCCCGACCGTGCTGGCCGGGTCGTTCGAGAACATCCGGATGCTCGGCGAGCACCGCGCGGCCACCAGCATGACCGGCCCGAACCTGGTCGTCGACCTGGACCAGCCGATCCCGTCCGCCGAGGTCAGCGCTGCGGCGAGCAGGCTGGCCGACGCATTGGTCGAGAAGCAGGGCGGCCCGCGCTCGTTCCGCGATCTGCTGCCCGCCGAGCTGGGGCAGGAAAACTCCGCGCGTGAACTGCGGGCGCCAGTCGGGTTCTTCGAGGGTGACCCGGTCGAGGTCGTGATCGGCGACGCGAGCCCGCACGCGCTGATCGGCGGCCCGAGCGGGTCGGGCAAGACGAACTTCCTCTACGCCCTGCTCGGCAGCCTCGCCGCGCGCTACCCGCCGGACGAACTCGCCCTCTACCTGCTGGACTTCAAGGAGGGCGTGTCCTTCGCCGGGCTCGCGCCGGGCCGCCGCGACGCGAGCTGGCTGCCGCACGCGCGGCTGATCGGGGTCAACGTCAACACCGACCGCGAGTTCGGCCTGGCGCTGCTGCGGTTCCTCGCCGACGAGCTGCGCCGCCGCTCCGCCGCAGCCAAGGAGCACGAGGTCACCGACCTGGCCGGGCTGCGTGCCCAGGACCCGGGCGGGCACTGGCCGCGGATCGTCGCGGTGATCGACGAGTTCCAGTACCTGTTCGCCGGCCGCGACGGGGTCACCAACACCGCGACCGCACTGCTCGAAGACATCGCCCGCCGCGGCCGTGCGCAGGGCATCCACCTGATCCTGGCCAGCCAGGACATCGCGGGCATCGACGCGTTCTGGGGCAAACCGGCGGTGTTCGAGCAGTGCACGCTGCGCATCGCGATGCCGAAGGCACGGCGCGTGCTGGCCGAGACCAACATGGCCGCCGTCGCCGCGCCGAAGTGGCACGCGGTGGTCAACCACGATTCCGGGGTGGCACACGGGAACCAGCTGGCGCACGTGCCCGACGCGAGCAGCAAGGACATCTTCTCGTCGCTGCAACGGGAGCTGTGGGAGCGTTACGCCCAGGAACACCAGCGGCCGCGGCTGTTCGACGGGGCCCACTCGCCCCTGCTGGAGCACTCCGGCGCGTTCACCGCGCTCACTCCCGGCGGGACGCCGCGCGCGTTGCTGGGCCAGTCGATCGACGTGGCGGACACGGCGTGCGAGGTCGAGCTGACCGGTGCACCGGGCCGGAACCTCGCCGTCCTGGGCACCGCGATCGCCGAGGCGCTGTCCATCATGGACGCCGCCGCGCGGTCGCTGGCGCGGCAGTACCCGCGGCACGAGGTCGAGTTCCTGGTGGCGTGCCTGGTCGACCGGTGCGCGCCCGCGGTCGGCGAGCTGGCGGACGGTCTCGAAGCCGACGGGCACCGCGTGGTGCGGCTGAGCGACGTCGAGCTGGGCGAGCACATGGCCAAACTCGCCGAGGAGCCGCCCGAACACGCGCGGATCCTGCTGCTCTACGGCGTCGACGGCGCGCTGCCGCTCCTGGAGCAGAAATCACCCGGTCAGCTGAAGAGCGGGCTCGACCACTTCCGGCTCGTCCTCAAGCAGGGGCCCGGAAAGGGCATTCACACGATCGGCTGGTGGCGCAGTACGGCGCGGCTGAAGGACACGCTCGGGTTCGCCGGCACCGACGACATCGGGGCGTGGGCCGCGCTGGATGTGCAGGGCTCCGAGCTGAGCCAGTTCGCGGCCGGGCAGGTCGTGCACTGGTCGCCGCGGCCGGGCCGGGCGTTGTTCTTCGACCGCAGCACGCACGTCTCACCCGAGGTGATGATCCCCTTCGACCGGCCGGAGCACCCGTCATGA
- a CDS encoding YbaB/EbfC family nucleoid-associated protein, translating into MNRDLTTQSEAVQERQVARRRQAAQQVTTAQDDWGLVEVGVAAGGEVVEVAINTALFEQVKPSDLAEAMLQAARAAQRRAKQLHR; encoded by the coding sequence GTGAACCGCGATCTGACCACCCAGTCCGAAGCCGTCCAGGAGCGCCAGGTCGCGCGGCGCCGCCAGGCCGCCCAGCAGGTGACCACCGCGCAGGACGACTGGGGACTGGTCGAGGTCGGGGTGGCGGCGGGCGGTGAGGTGGTCGAGGTCGCCATCAACACGGCACTGTTCGAGCAGGTCAAGCCGTCCGACCTGGCCGAGGCGATGCTCCAGGCCGCCCGCGCCGCTCAGCGCAGGGCGAAGCAACTGCACCGCTGA
- a CDS encoding endonuclease/exonuclease/phosphatase family protein, with translation MPARAASADAVIAEVYGGGGNSGATLTGDFIEIAASAATALDGWSVQYLPGSPSASSRWQVTPLTGTVTRNGRYLVAESTGSGGTVSLPTADAAGSIAMSATSGTVALVRGTTALTCLTAADCLADPVVHDLVGYGSATVREGSPAPAPSNTTSAARTALTDTDDNAADFASGAPTPVNTKGETSGGDAGGTPAKIHDVQGTTRLSPLAGKKVTGVTGIVTALRTFGSARGFWMTDPRPDSDPRTSEGVLVFTGSATPAVAVGDAVTVSGTVTEYYPDSPANSIYQSTTEITGPRWTVESSDNPLPAPTALTPTTVPGTLAPDAGGNTENLPLEPSKYSLDFWEAHEGETVSVRDVRVVGPSTEYNEVYVTTKPRQNRTDRGGTVYTGYDEPNTGVLKIESLIPFAQRPFPQADTGDTLTGLTSGPVEYDSFGGYTLQATTLGEVRDGGLQPETTRRQLPGELAVATYNVENLSAVDDQAKFDQLAHGIVDSLASPDIVTLEEIQDNNGAAAEGDGVVAADQTLQRFTDAIAAAGGPRYEWRQIDPQDLTDGGEPGGNIRVGFLFNPRRVSFVDRPGGDATTPVSVLRERGKPHLSASPGRIDPGNAAWEDSRKPLTGEFVFHGHTVFVIANHFNSKGGDQPIHGRYQPPTRSSEEQRGQQAQVLRGFVDQLLKADRWADVIVAGDLNDYQFSPALKTLTRGGALTDQIDRLPEDERYSYVYEGNSQVLDHILTSRAMWWVDYDVVHINAEFAEQASDHDPQIIRYRPIF, from the coding sequence ATGCCCGCGCGGGCGGCGAGCGCGGACGCGGTGATCGCCGAGGTCTACGGGGGTGGCGGCAACAGCGGGGCCACGCTGACCGGCGATTTCATCGAGATCGCCGCGTCGGCGGCCACGGCACTCGACGGCTGGAGCGTGCAGTACCTGCCCGGCTCGCCCAGCGCGTCCAGCAGGTGGCAGGTCACCCCGCTCACCGGAACGGTCACCCGGAACGGTCGTTACCTCGTCGCCGAGTCCACCGGATCGGGTGGCACTGTCTCCCTGCCCACCGCCGACGCGGCCGGTTCGATCGCGATGTCGGCCACCTCCGGCACCGTCGCCCTCGTCCGGGGCACCACAGCCCTGACGTGCCTCACCGCCGCCGACTGCCTCGCCGACCCGGTCGTGCACGACCTCGTCGGCTACGGCTCGGCGACCGTTCGCGAAGGCAGTCCGGCCCCCGCTCCGAGCAACACGACCTCGGCGGCCCGCACCGCCCTCACCGACACCGATGACAACGCCGCCGACTTCGCCTCCGGCGCCCCGACCCCGGTCAACACCAAGGGCGAGACCTCCGGTGGCGACGCCGGCGGTACCCCGGCCAAGATCCACGACGTCCAGGGCACCACGCGCCTGTCGCCGCTGGCGGGCAAGAAGGTCACCGGCGTGACCGGCATCGTCACCGCCCTGCGCACGTTCGGCTCCGCGCGTGGCTTCTGGATGACCGACCCGCGGCCCGACAGCGACCCGCGCACCAGCGAGGGCGTACTGGTGTTCACCGGCTCGGCCACGCCCGCCGTGGCCGTCGGCGACGCGGTCACGGTGTCCGGCACCGTCACCGAGTACTACCCGGACAGTCCGGCGAACTCGATCTACCAGTCCACCACGGAGATCACCGGTCCGCGGTGGACGGTCGAGTCGAGCGACAACCCGTTGCCCGCGCCGACCGCGCTCACGCCGACGACCGTGCCCGGCACGCTGGCGCCGGACGCGGGCGGCAACACCGAGAACCTGCCGCTGGAGCCGTCGAAGTACTCGCTGGACTTCTGGGAGGCGCACGAGGGCGAGACGGTCAGCGTGCGGGACGTCCGCGTCGTCGGGCCGTCCACCGAGTACAACGAGGTCTACGTGACCACAAAGCCGCGCCAGAACCGCACCGACCGCGGCGGCACTGTCTACACCGGGTACGACGAGCCGAACACCGGCGTCCTCAAGATCGAGTCGCTGATCCCGTTCGCGCAGCGCCCGTTCCCGCAGGCCGACACCGGTGACACGCTCACCGGGCTCACCTCCGGGCCGGTGGAGTACGACAGCTTCGGCGGTTACACGCTGCAAGCGACGACGCTCGGCGAGGTCAGGGACGGCGGCCTCCAGCCGGAGACCACGCGCAGGCAGCTGCCGGGCGAGCTGGCCGTGGCGACCTACAACGTCGAGAACCTGTCCGCTGTGGACGATCAGGCGAAGTTCGACCAGCTGGCGCACGGCATCGTGGACAGCCTCGCGTCACCGGACATCGTGACCCTGGAAGAGATCCAGGACAACAACGGCGCCGCCGCCGAGGGTGACGGTGTGGTGGCCGCGGACCAGACGTTGCAGCGGTTCACCGACGCGATCGCCGCCGCGGGTGGCCCGCGCTACGAATGGCGGCAGATCGACCCGCAGGACCTCACCGACGGAGGCGAGCCTGGCGGCAACATCCGCGTCGGATTCCTGTTCAACCCGCGCCGGGTGTCGTTTGTGGACCGTCCGGGCGGCGACGCCACCACGCCCGTGTCCGTGTTGCGTGAGCGCGGCAAGCCGCACCTGTCGGCGTCGCCGGGCCGGATCGACCCGGGCAACGCCGCGTGGGAGGACAGCCGCAAGCCGCTGACGGGCGAGTTCGTCTTCCACGGCCACACGGTGTTCGTGATCGCCAACCATTTCAACTCGAAGGGCGGCGACCAGCCCATCCACGGCCGCTACCAGCCGCCGACCCGGAGTTCGGAGGAGCAGCGCGGGCAGCAGGCGCAGGTGTTGCGCGGATTCGTCGACCAGCTACTGAAAGCCGACCGCTGGGCGGACGTCATCGTGGCCGGCGATTTGAACGACTACCAGTTCTCACCCGCGCTGAAGACCCTCACCCGGGGCGGCGCGCTGACCGACCAGATCGACCGGCTGCCCGAAGACGAGCGGTACAGCTACGTCTACGAGGGCAACTCGCAGGTGCTCGACCACATTCTGACCTCCCGCGCGATGTGGTGGGTGGACTACGACGTGGTGCACATCAACGCCGAGTTCGCCGAGCAGGCCAGCGACCACGACCCGCAGATCATCCGCTACCGCCCGATCTTCTGA
- a CDS encoding CsbD family protein yields the protein MNVVKNRVSSRSRQARGRARELYGRLTGSRRHQVAGRTERLRGVVHETTTEVADWAATAARDAQRRFRTR from the coding sequence ATGAACGTCGTGAAGAACCGGGTGTCCAGCCGATCCCGCCAAGCCCGCGGCCGGGCGCGCGAGCTGTACGGCCGCTTGACCGGCAGCAGGCGCCACCAGGTGGCAGGTCGCACCGAGCGGCTCCGTGGCGTCGTCCACGAGACGACGACCGAGGTGGCGGACTGGGCAGCCACCGCGGCGCGTGACGCGCAGCGCCGGTTCCGCACCAGGTGA
- a CDS encoding nucleoside deaminase, protein MSDADLVSAALAAAREAGPDVPIGAAVFAPDGRLLARAHNAREERGDPTAHAEILALREAAAVFGDGWRLEGCTLAVTVEPCTMCAGALVLARVARVVFGAWEPRTGAVGSLWDVVRDRRLNHRPQVRGGVLEAECAALMADFFAGHRDV, encoded by the coding sequence GTGTCCGACGCCGATCTGGTGTCCGCGGCTCTCGCCGCCGCGCGCGAGGCGGGGCCGGATGTGCCGATCGGCGCCGCGGTGTTCGCCCCGGATGGCCGCCTGCTCGCGCGCGCCCACAACGCCCGCGAGGAGCGGGGCGACCCCACGGCGCACGCCGAAATCCTCGCGTTGCGGGAGGCGGCCGCTGTGTTCGGCGACGGCTGGCGGCTGGAGGGCTGCACGCTCGCGGTGACGGTCGAACCCTGCACGATGTGCGCCGGCGCGCTCGTGCTCGCCAGGGTCGCGCGGGTGGTGTTCGGGGCGTGGGAGCCGCGCACCGGTGCGGTCGGGTCGCTCTGGGACGTGGTGCGGGACCGGCGGCTCAACCACCGGCCGCAGGTGCGTGGCGGCGTGCTGGAAGCCGAGTGCGCCGCGCTGATGGCGGACTTCTTCGCCGGTCACCGGGACGTGTGA
- a CDS encoding tRNA adenosine deaminase-associated protein — translation MSVKEPVAGFAVAVVREDGKWRCNALDAGALTGLDAAITELAKLRSTGAVFGLLAVDDEFFVIVRPSPRGPSLLLSDAAAALDYDIAADVLDVLRVDPPDEEDDSIWPEGDLDILADVGLPGPELEVIAGEVDLYPDEQLQMIAQRCGFGGEFTALLDEI, via the coding sequence ATGTCGGTGAAGGAGCCGGTTGCGGGATTCGCGGTGGCCGTGGTCCGGGAGGACGGCAAGTGGCGCTGCAACGCGCTCGACGCCGGTGCGCTCACGGGGCTGGACGCGGCGATCACCGAACTGGCCAAGCTGCGGTCCACGGGGGCCGTGTTCGGCCTGCTCGCGGTGGACGACGAGTTCTTCGTGATCGTGCGGCCGAGCCCGCGTGGCCCGTCGCTGCTGCTGTCGGACGCGGCGGCGGCGCTGGACTACGACATCGCCGCCGACGTGCTCGACGTGTTGCGCGTCGACCCGCCGGACGAGGAGGACGACTCGATCTGGCCCGAGGGCGATCTCGACATCCTCGCCGACGTCGGCCTGCCAGGGCCGGAACTCGAGGTCATCGCGGGCGAGGTGGACCTCTACCCCGACGAGCAGCTGCAGATGATCGCGCAGCGCTGCGGTTTCGGCGGCGAGTTCACGGCGCTGCTCGACGAGATCTGA